In Sebaldella termitidis ATCC 33386, one DNA window encodes the following:
- a CDS encoding efflux RND transporter periplasmic adaptor subunit, which produces MKRNDNYMWILPSILILLFLFSVKFCTRRINEEYTVVKAERQDISLFVSARGEIEARDVMPIGLDIELGVDEIYFKEGDYVKQGDLIIRFSEYQEEQYKKEIDEIKETLAAKSSKLRFEEEKYQLSGDNNIEELQKLRGKIQSLQNSLTARQSKRKLIVRDITSPVSGYIIKINAVKGGTNDPAKPVLILAKKTDIKIVTEPVTKEKARLIQTGNSALISSVNDPEKEFEATVYKIDDSQGAGFAAVELLTKNVENRYLHEILNVKIFYQKRENVVAVPSSALIKTEDKDKNVKYYVYTIDKENRIKKRAVDPGLSNGEVTEIKNGLEENEEIILTPDKKLENNTIVRRKDIEREKREREERLKKIKEKNSEYNEEIEKNNREILKLEKESGAKKKDTKKAEEEIIQPQQKAMTLEEMEEEDRQNRE; this is translated from the coding sequence ATGAAGAGAAACGACAATTACATGTGGATTTTACCAAGCATACTTATATTATTGTTTTTATTTTCTGTAAAATTTTGTACAAGGAGAATAAATGAAGAATATACAGTGGTAAAAGCAGAAAGACAGGATATAAGTCTTTTTGTCAGTGCAAGGGGAGAGATAGAGGCGAGAGATGTAATGCCTATAGGTCTTGATATAGAACTGGGTGTAGATGAAATATATTTTAAGGAAGGGGATTATGTAAAGCAGGGGGATTTAATTATCAGGTTCAGTGAATATCAGGAAGAGCAATATAAAAAGGAAATAGATGAAATAAAAGAAACACTGGCAGCTAAGAGCTCGAAGCTGCGTTTTGAGGAGGAGAAGTATCAGCTTTCGGGTGATAATAATATAGAAGAATTACAGAAACTGCGTGGTAAAATACAGTCGCTGCAAAATTCACTGACAGCCAGACAGAGTAAAAGAAAACTGATAGTAAGAGATATTACAAGTCCTGTCAGCGGATATATCATAAAAATAAATGCTGTAAAAGGCGGGACGAATGATCCGGCTAAACCGGTACTTATACTTGCGAAAAAAACAGATATTAAAATAGTGACGGAACCTGTAACAAAAGAAAAAGCCCGGCTGATACAGACAGGAAACAGTGCTTTAATAAGTTCGGTGAATGATCCTGAGAAAGAATTTGAAGCAACAGTTTATAAAATAGATGATTCACAAGGAGCAGGTTTTGCTGCAGTTGAACTTTTGACAAAAAATGTAGAAAACAGATATCTGCACGAAATATTAAATGTAAAAATATTTTATCAAAAGAGGGAGAATGTAGTAGCAGTTCCGTCGAGTGCATTAATAAAGACTGAAGATAAAGATAAGAATGTAAAATATTATGTTTATACAATAGATAAGGAAAACAGAATTAAAAAGCGGGCTGTAGATCCCGGGCTGTCAAATGGGGAAGTAACAGAGATAAAGAACGGACTTGAAGAAAACGAGGAAATAATACTTACACCTGATAAAAAACTGGAAAATAATACAATAGTAAGAAGAAAAGATATTGAAAGGGAGAAAAGAGAGAGGGAAGAAAGGCTGAAAAAAATAAAGGAAAAAAATAGTGAATATAATGAAGAGATAGAAAAGAATAACAGGGAAATATTAAAGCTGGAAAAAGAGAGCGGGGCAAAGAA